Proteins from a single region of Rhipicephalus sanguineus isolate Rsan-2018 chromosome 5, BIME_Rsan_1.4, whole genome shotgun sequence:
- the LOC119394101 gene encoding pyruvate kinase PKM isoform X2, translated as MAEVAEAPRPQAMYAVHANTLLEHLSSLDINQPTAFVRLTGIICTIGPACQSVKMLVNMMKAGMNIARCNFSHGTHEYHAQTMKNIREAERLLNEEIKPDSRRIAIALDTKGPEIRTGILTGASGTAKEIELKKGAKITVTTDKAFYDKCDENNLYIDYENMPKVLKVGSTIYIDDGLMSLSVNEIDGNKLHCTIDNGGMLGSMKGVNLPGAQVDLPAVSERDKQDLLFGVEQGVDMIFASFMRNANGVREMRKVLGEKGKDIKIMCKIENDEGVHKFDEILEVTDGIMVARGDLGINIPAEKVFLAQKMMIAKCQMLGKPVICATQMLESMTHLPRPTRAEASDVANAVLDGADCVMLSGETAKGDYPIEVVNMMHKICVEAESAFYQKDVFIHLSHIAPSPTDGTHTIAIAAVTASIKCLAAAIVVITTTGRTAHLIAKYRPRCPIIAISRMEQTVRQAHLYRGILPFIYQGERQADWPADVDARIEYALEIGKIRGFLRKDDAVIVVTGWRKGAGATNTLRVVYVPENKMFEGVEGDHHMP; from the exons GTCCTGCATGCCAAAGTGTGAAGATGCTGGTGAACATGATGAAGGCTGGCATGAACATTGCCAGGTGCAACTTCTCGCACGGTACTCATGAG TACCATGCACAAACCATGAAGAATATCCGAGAAGCAGAGCGCTTGCTGAACGAAGAAATCAAGCCCGATTCTCGTCGCATTGCCATCGCATTGGACACCAAGGGCCCCGAGATTCGCACAGGCATTCTAACCGGG GCCAGTGGAACAGCTAAGGAAATTGAACTGAAGAAGGGTGCAAAGATCACGGTCACTACAGACAAGGCCTTCTACGACAAATGCGACGAGAACAACCTCTACATTGACTACGAAAACATGCCCAAGGTCCTCAAAGTGGGAAGCACGATCTACATCGATGATGGCCTCATGTCCCTTTCTGTGAATGAGATTG ATGGCAACAAGCTGCACTGCACCATTGATAATGGCGGCATGCTCGGTAGCATGAAAGGCGTAAACTTGCCCGGAGCCCAGGTCGACCTGCCAGCAGTCTCTGAAAGAGACAAACAGGACCTGCTCTTTGGTGTTGAACAAGGG GTGGACATGATTTTTGCTTCATTCATGAGGAATGCTAATGGTGTGAGGGAAATGCGGAAGGTTCTTGGTGAAAAGGGCAAGGATATCAAGATCATGTGCAAGATTGAGAATGATGAAGGTGTTCACAA GTTTGATGAAATCCTTGAGGTGACTGATGGTATCATGGTGGCTAGGGGTGACCTGGGAATTAATATTCCAGCTGAGAAGGTCTTCCTGGCTCAGAAAATGATGATTGCCAAGTGCCAGATGCTCGGCAAGCCAGTGATTTGTGCCACTCAG ATGTTGGAGAGCATGACTCATTTGCCGCGGCCTACTCGAGCTGAGGCATCTGACGTGGCCAATGCCGTTCTGGACGGAGCAGACTGTGTGATGCTGTCTGGCGAGACTGCCAAAGGAGACTACCCTATAGAAGTGGTGAATATGATGCACAAGATCTGCGTTGAGGCAGAGTCCGCCTTCTACCAGAAGGATGTCTTCATCCATCTGTCGCACATTGCTCCAAGCCCCACGGATGGCACCCACACGATTGCCATTGCTGCTGTCACTGCATCCATCAAGTGCCTCGCCGCTGCAATCGTTGTCATCACTACCACTGGAAG GACTGCCCACCTGATTGCAAAGTACCGACCCCGTTGCCCTATCATAGCAATCTCACGAATGGAGCAGACTGTTCGTCAGGCCCATCTCTACAGGGGTATTCTACCCTTTATCTACCAGG GTGAGCGCCAGGCCGACTGGCCAGCCGACGTTGATGCCCGCATTGAGTACGCCCTTGAGATAGGCAAGATTCGCGGTTTCCTGCGCAAGGACGACGCAGTCATCGTCGTGACCGGTTGGCGCAAGGGCGCCGGAGCCACCAACACCCTGCGTGTTGT GTATGTGCCTGAAAACAAAATGTTTGAGGGTGTCGAGGGAGACCATCATATGCCTTGA